In Rhizobiales bacterium NRL2, a genomic segment contains:
- a CDS encoding 3-hydroxyacyl-CoA dehydrogenase — MSESGKAHVLVTGGAQGVGRAVAERFLAAGHPVTITGRKAEALEKAAGEMGGAVHAIAADVSVEDDVARLFEQAAEAAGPVGVLVNNAGMSGSAPLSRMSVDHFDRMMAANARGVFLCCRAAAKPMADVGGGRIITVASTAGLKGYAYVAGYVASKHAAVGLTRALALELAGKNITVNAICPGFVETPMTVQTIANIVEKTGRSEEEARAELVKFNPQKRLIETDEIADLALWLAGPGARSVNGQVIAIDGGESA; from the coding sequence ATGAGCGAGAGCGGGAAGGCCCATGTCCTGGTGACCGGCGGCGCGCAGGGCGTCGGCCGGGCAGTGGCGGAGCGGTTCCTGGCGGCCGGCCACCCGGTCACCATCACCGGCCGCAAGGCCGAGGCGCTGGAGAAGGCGGCCGGCGAGATGGGCGGCGCGGTCCACGCAATCGCGGCGGATGTCTCGGTCGAGGACGATGTGGCCCGCCTGTTCGAGCAGGCGGCGGAAGCGGCCGGCCCCGTCGGCGTGCTGGTCAACAATGCCGGCATGTCGGGTTCGGCGCCGCTGTCGCGCATGTCGGTCGATCACTTCGACCGGATGATGGCGGCGAACGCCCGCGGCGTCTTCCTCTGCTGCCGCGCGGCCGCGAAGCCCATGGCGGACGTGGGCGGCGGGCGGATCATCACCGTCGCCTCGACCGCCGGCCTGAAGGGCTATGCCTATGTGGCCGGCTATGTCGCCTCCAAGCACGCCGCGGTGGGGCTCACCCGCGCGCTGGCGCTGGAACTGGCGGGCAAGAACATCACCGTCAACGCCATCTGCCCGGGCTTCGTCGAGACGCCGATGACGGTGCAGACCATCGCCAACATCGTCGAGAAGACCGGCCGCTCCGAAGAGGAGGCCCGCGCGGAGTTGGTCAAGTTCAACCCGCAGAAGCGCCTGATCGAGACCGACGAGATCGCCGATCTGGCGCTCTGGCTGGCGGGGCCGGGCGCGCGCTCGGTCAACGGTCAGGTCATTGCCATCGACGGCGGCGAGAGCGCCTGA
- a CDS encoding 2-aminobenzoate-CoA ligase has translation MSAEPFQPTGRSAHVDSFARDRLPPKDQWPAISFDGLPELRAYPGQINCGAALLDRAAEWFPDRPAYLYRDHVWSYAELKARTDRIAHVLVDDCGVRPGNRVMIRGANTPMFVAIWFAVMKAGAIAVATMPLLRARELVYIAGKAEVALALCDRRLEEDMAKAVAASDHLQRVVHFAGDLASEDELERAMAGKPESFAAADTAADDVCLIAFTSGTTGQPKGCMHFHRDVMAINDTFCRHVLRPDETDVFTGSPPIAFTFGLGALVTFPVSVGAATLLSEQFTPETTLQAIQDYRVTTLFTAPTAFRAMTALAADYDLSSLTRCISAGETLPGPVWEGWRKATGVRIIDGLGSTEMLHIFIAERPENMRAGLTGRAIPGYEARVVGEDGRDCAPGEVGLLAVRGPTGVRYLDNPERQADYAREGWNFTGDSYAMEADGWFRYAARSDDMIISSGYNIAGPEVEGALLTHPDVAECAVVGAPDEDRGQVVKAFVVLRRGVANGPATAKALQDHVKAEIAPYKYPRQVAFVGELPKTQTGKVQRFVLREGEEG, from the coding sequence ATGTCCGCTGAGCCCTTCCAGCCCACGGGCCGCTCGGCCCATGTCGACAGCTTCGCGCGCGACCGGCTGCCGCCGAAGGACCAGTGGCCGGCGATCTCCTTCGACGGCCTGCCGGAACTCCGCGCCTATCCGGGCCAGATCAATTGCGGCGCGGCGCTGCTCGACCGCGCGGCAGAATGGTTTCCCGACCGGCCGGCCTATCTCTACCGCGACCATGTCTGGAGCTACGCCGAACTGAAGGCGCGCACGGACCGCATCGCCCACGTTCTCGTCGACGACTGCGGCGTCCGGCCCGGCAACCGGGTGATGATCCGGGGCGCCAACACGCCGATGTTCGTGGCCATCTGGTTCGCGGTCATGAAGGCCGGCGCCATCGCGGTGGCGACCATGCCGCTGCTGCGCGCCAGGGAACTGGTCTACATCGCCGGGAAGGCGGAGGTGGCGCTGGCGCTCTGCGACCGGCGGCTGGAGGAGGACATGGCAAAGGCCGTGGCGGCCAGCGATCATCTGCAGCGCGTGGTTCATTTCGCCGGGGATCTCGCCTCCGAGGACGAGCTGGAGCGGGCCATGGCCGGGAAGCCGGAGAGCTTCGCTGCGGCGGACACCGCGGCCGACGACGTCTGCCTGATCGCCTTCACCTCCGGCACCACGGGCCAGCCCAAGGGCTGCATGCACTTCCACCGCGACGTCATGGCGATCAACGACACCTTCTGCCGTCATGTGCTCCGGCCCGACGAGACCGACGTCTTCACCGGCAGTCCGCCGATCGCCTTCACCTTCGGCCTGGGCGCCCTGGTGACCTTCCCCGTCTCGGTCGGCGCGGCGACCCTGCTCAGCGAACAGTTCACCCCGGAGACCACGCTGCAGGCGATCCAGGATTACCGGGTGACGACGCTGTTCACCGCACCCACGGCCTTCCGCGCCATGACGGCCCTGGCTGCGGACTACGACCTTTCCTCGCTGACCAGGTGCATCAGCGCCGGCGAGACGCTGCCCGGCCCGGTCTGGGAGGGCTGGCGCAAGGCCACCGGGGTGCGGATCATCGACGGCCTCGGCTCGACGGAGATGCTGCACATCTTCATCGCCGAGCGGCCGGAGAACATGCGCGCCGGGCTGACGGGCCGCGCCATTCCGGGCTACGAGGCGCGGGTTGTGGGCGAGGATGGCCGCGACTGCGCGCCCGGCGAGGTCGGCCTTCTGGCGGTGCGCGGGCCGACGGGCGTGCGCTATCTGGACAATCCGGAGCGGCAGGCGGACTACGCCCGGGAGGGCTGGAACTTCACCGGCGACAGCTACGCCATGGAGGCCGACGGCTGGTTCCGCTACGCGGCGCGCTCCGACGACATGATCATTTCCTCGGGCTACAACATCGCCGGACCGGAGGTGGAGGGGGCGCTGCTGACCCATCCGGATGTCGCCGAGTGCGCCGTGGTCGGCGCGCCCGACGAGGACCGTGGGCAGGTGGTGAAAGCGTTCGTCGTGCTGCGCCGGGGCGTGGCGAACGGGCCGGCGACCGCGAAGGCGCTGCAGGATCACGTCAAGGCGGAGATCGCACCCTACAAGTATCCGCGGCAGGTCGCGTTCGTCGGCGAACTGCCGAAGACGCAGACCGGCAAGGTGCAGCGCTTCGTGCTGCGCGAGGGAGAGGAAGGCTGA
- a CDS encoding exodeoxyribonuclease VII large subunit — translation MSGAPNDSGSNVPAFTVSELSQKLKRTLEDAFGHVVLRGEISGFKRAASGHLYFGLKDDKAVIDGIVWRGQAAKLNFRPEDGLEVLCRGRVTSYPARSKYQIVVESMEPAGEGALMALLEQRRRKLQAEGLFAAERKRPLPWLPEIIGVVTSPTGAVIRDILHRLQDRFPRRVIVWPVLVQGETAAEQVARAVEGFNRFTAPDRPDLLIVARGGGSIEDLWAFNEEVAVRAVAESEIPVISAVGHETDTTLIDHAADRRAPTPTAAAEMAVPVRAEIAMQVGDLSRRSLGALRRLQAERRNALTGLARGIVDPRRLLQQHGQRLDDLGDALGRALRIGTARGRQRLTESAGGLRPQLLRQPIRDGREGLGRAALALERDFGRLQRDRRQRLDGTARLLEVFSYKATLQRGFAVIRDDAGQPLTRAAAVQAGAALEIEFADGRRNAVAAGDGKPAARRAKEAPKKPEQGDLF, via the coding sequence ATGTCAGGCGCACCGAACGATTCCGGCTCCAACGTCCCCGCCTTCACGGTCAGCGAGCTGTCCCAGAAGCTGAAGCGGACGCTGGAGGACGCCTTCGGCCATGTCGTCCTGCGCGGCGAGATTTCAGGCTTCAAGCGCGCCGCCTCCGGTCATCTCTATTTCGGCCTGAAGGATGACAAGGCGGTCATCGACGGGATCGTCTGGCGCGGCCAGGCGGCGAAGCTGAACTTCCGCCCGGAGGACGGGCTGGAGGTGCTCTGCCGGGGCCGCGTCACCAGCTATCCCGCGCGGTCCAAGTACCAGATCGTCGTCGAGAGCATGGAGCCCGCCGGTGAGGGCGCGCTGATGGCGTTGCTGGAGCAGCGCCGGCGCAAGCTGCAGGCGGAGGGCCTGTTCGCGGCCGAGCGCAAGCGCCCCCTGCCCTGGCTGCCGGAGATCATCGGCGTGGTCACCAGCCCGACGGGCGCAGTGATCCGCGACATCCTGCATCGCCTGCAGGACCGCTTCCCGCGCCGTGTGATTGTCTGGCCGGTGCTGGTGCAGGGGGAAACGGCGGCCGAGCAGGTCGCCCGCGCCGTCGAGGGCTTCAACCGCTTCACCGCGCCGGACCGGCCGGATCTGCTGATCGTCGCCCGCGGCGGCGGCTCGATCGAAGATCTCTGGGCCTTCAACGAGGAAGTCGCCGTCCGCGCCGTCGCCGAAAGCGAAATCCCCGTGATCTCGGCGGTCGGGCACGAGACCGACACCACGCTGATCGACCATGCCGCCGACCGCCGCGCGCCGACGCCCACCGCCGCCGCGGAGATGGCCGTACCGGTTCGCGCCGAGATCGCCATGCAGGTCGGCGATCTGTCGCGCCGCAGCCTGGGCGCGCTCCGGCGGCTGCAGGCGGAACGGCGCAACGCGCTCACCGGTCTGGCGCGGGGGATCGTCGATCCGCGCCGGCTGCTGCAGCAGCATGGCCAGCGCCTCGACGACCTCGGCGATGCGCTGGGCCGCGCGCTCCGCATCGGCACCGCCCGGGGCCGCCAGCGCCTGACCGAGAGCGCCGGAGGCTTGCGCCCGCAACTGCTTCGCCAGCCTATCCGCGACGGCCGCGAAGGGCTGGGCCGCGCGGCGCTGGCGCTGGAGCGCGACTTCGGCCGACTGCAGCGCGACCGCCGCCAGCGCCTCGACGGGACGGCGCGGCTGCTGGAAGTCTTTTCCTACAAGGCAACGCTGCAGCGTGGTTTCGCCGTCATTCGCGACGATGCCGGCCAGCCGCTGACCCGCGCCGCGGCGGTGCAGGCGGGTGCCGCGCTCGAGATCGAGTTCGCCGACGGCCGCCGCAACGCGGTCGC